A genome region from SAR324 cluster bacterium includes the following:
- a CDS encoding response regulator, whose amino-acid sequence MTERKNVTIMIVDDQPSVRDTVRIGLRVIRKFKFTFIESADGYECLTALRSGAKPDLIVTDLMMPELNGMELIYRLKNNPETHFIPIIVISAKNSTIDVLEALKAGAIDYLTKPFTPQDLQRAERTIELSLQLNRHRDEISWQQSQYELRQWNLTRSLEKERIFHLNKIQQILPLCHQLLAYYFPENKREIMCIGVYEIMMNGMVHGNFEVSSDLRDLEDGEEKFFDTIKERQETRPYSDRYMTVQILLTEQALKLKILDQGKGFSLKEIPAMEDEAAYFLMSHGRGITIARTAFDSVEFEFPSGGGTCVVLVKEWPPQTQDDSEDQPS is encoded by the coding sequence ATGACTGAACGAAAAAATGTAACCATCATGATTGTTGATGATCAACCTTCAGTGCGTGACACGGTGAGGATCGGTCTGCGTGTGATTCGTAAATTCAAATTTACGTTTATCGAATCCGCAGATGGTTATGAATGCCTGACCGCTCTCAGATCCGGAGCAAAACCGGATTTGATTGTCACGGATCTGATGATGCCTGAATTGAACGGCATGGAATTGATCTATCGGCTAAAAAACAATCCTGAAACACATTTTATTCCGATCATAGTGATCTCCGCAAAAAACTCTACCATTGATGTTCTTGAGGCCTTGAAAGCAGGTGCCATTGATTACCTCACCAAACCATTTACGCCACAAGATTTGCAACGGGCTGAACGGACGATTGAACTGAGCCTCCAGCTCAACAGGCACCGTGATGAAATTTCATGGCAACAAAGCCAGTATGAGTTACGGCAATGGAACCTGACCCGTTCTCTGGAAAAAGAGCGGATATTTCATCTGAATAAAATTCAACAGATTCTGCCCTTGTGCCATCAACTGCTGGCCTATTATTTTCCGGAAAACAAACGGGAAATCATGTGCATTGGCGTGTATGAAATCATGATGAATGGAATGGTGCATGGAAATTTTGAGGTATCTTCTGACCTGAGGGACCTTGAAGATGGCGAAGAAAAATTTTTTGATACCATCAAGGAACGGCAGGAAACCAGACCGTATTCAGATCGTTATATGACAGTTCAAATTTTGCTGACCGAACAAGCCCTCAAGCTCAAAATTCTGGATCAAGGCAAAGGCTTCAGTTTGAAAGAAATTCCTGCTATGGAAGATGAGGCAGCCTATTTTTTAATGTCTCATGGCCGCGGAATTACCATTGCGAGAACTGCGTTTGATTCGGTAGAGTTTGAGTTTCCATCTGGAGGAGGGACTTGTGTGGTGCTGGTCAAGGAATGGCCTCCACAGACACAGGACGACTCTGAAGACCAGCCCTCATAA